Proteins from one Caloramator mitchellensis genomic window:
- a CDS encoding TVP38/TMEM64 family protein, whose amino-acid sequence MIERSVSFKKLAVLLLFFIAMVSFIIHYKIYNMANLKSYVLSFGNTAPVIFLVLCTVRPLILLPVGIFSALGGLLFGAFVGTLYTLIGSIIGSVIAYYLARFFGKDLVEKLLNGKYKRLGKKSREHGFYVTFMLRVVPILPFDAVSYICGLSDISMKDYLLGTILGIIPGTFIYSYFGSSLKNVMSKEFFIAILLLVCLALIPLLYKKISKNNLDDIDFENEDNSEIS is encoded by the coding sequence ATGATAGAAAGAAGCGTATCTTTCAAAAAGCTAGCAGTTTTGTTATTGTTTTTTATTGCTATGGTAAGCTTTATAATTCATTATAAAATATATAATATGGCTAATCTTAAGTCTTATGTTTTATCATTTGGAAATACTGCACCTGTTATTTTCTTGGTCTTATGCACTGTTAGACCTTTAATTTTGCTCCCCGTAGGTATATTTTCAGCTTTGGGTGGGTTGTTATTTGGGGCTTTTGTTGGAACTTTGTATACATTAATAGGAAGCATAATAGGCTCAGTTATAGCCTATTATTTAGCAAGATTTTTTGGAAAGGATTTAGTTGAAAAATTATTAAATGGTAAATACAAAAGACTTGGGAAAAAGTCAAGAGAGCACGGTTTTTATGTCACCTTTATGCTTAGAGTAGTTCCAATACTTCCGTTTGATGCAGTAAGCTATATTTGCGGTTTATCTGATATTAGTATGAAGGATTATTTGTTAGGAACAATACTTGGGATAATTCCCGGAACTTTTATTTATAGTTATTTTGGCAGTTCTTTAAAAAATGTTATGTCTAAGGAGTTTTTTATAGCAATTTTGCTTCTTGTTTGTTTAGCACTAATACCTTTATTATACAAAAAAATTTCAAAAAACAATTTAGATGATATAGATTTTGAAAATGAAGATAACAGTGAAATCAGTTGA
- a CDS encoding zinc-ribbon domain-containing protein, which yields MSDKNLLCKECGKEFVFTEGEQAFYKEKGFENEPVRCPKCRKARKQERRGMGR from the coding sequence ATGTCAGACAAAAATCTTTTATGTAAAGAATGTGGAAAGGAATTTGTTTTTACGGAAGGAGAGCAGGCATTTTACAAAGAAAAAGGATTTGAAAATGAACCTGTTAGATGTCCAAAATGCAGAAAAGCAAGAAAACAAGAAAGAAGGGGTATGGGAAGATAA
- a CDS encoding DegV family protein: MEKIALLTDSSCDIPKDLLNKFGINVVSLRIIYNDKEYRDGVDITPQEIYSNLDSEIPKTSMPSPSDVLNKFNELKEKGFTHCIAITISSGLSGTYDMFKLIEKEIEDLKISVIDSKILSTGLGHLVLEAAKLVSQNVNFEKIVEILENLRHKTKGFFIVDTLEYLKKGGRISSFSAKIGSLLNIKPVISIDELGKYFMFAKVRGKNQAIQKMLDELKSACENTLVNVGIPHANAELEAIELAKKIKEIKNVKEILINEVSPALSVHSGPGLLGLTFMPVEN, from the coding sequence ATGGAAAAAATTGCTCTTCTTACAGATAGTTCATGTGATATTCCAAAAGATTTGCTTAATAAATTCGGAATAAACGTTGTTTCTTTAAGAATAATCTATAATGATAAAGAATACAGAGACGGAGTTGACATTACACCTCAAGAGATATATTCAAATCTAGATAGTGAAATACCAAAAACATCAATGCCTTCTCCATCAGATGTGTTGAATAAATTTAATGAGTTAAAAGAAAAAGGATTTACCCACTGCATTGCTATAACTATCTCTTCTGGATTAAGTGGGACATACGATATGTTTAAACTAATTGAAAAAGAAATAGAAGATTTAAAAATTTCAGTAATTGATTCTAAAATATTATCCACAGGATTAGGGCACTTAGTATTAGAAGCAGCAAAACTTGTGAGCCAAAACGTTAATTTTGAAAAGATAGTCGAAATATTAGAAAACCTTAGGCATAAAACAAAAGGATTCTTTATTGTAGACACTCTTGAATATTTGAAAAAGGGTGGAAGAATAAGTAGTTTTTCAGCAAAAATTGGTTCACTCTTAAATATTAAACCTGTTATATCAATCGATGAACTAGGAAAATATTTTATGTTTGCAAAGGTTAGAGGTAAAAATCAAGCAATACAAAAAATGCTAGATGAATTGAAATCTGCCTGCGAAAATACTCTTGTAAACGTTGGAATACCGCATGCAAATGCTGAATTGGAAGCTATCGAACTTGCAAAAAAAATTAAGGAAATAAAAAATGTTAAAGAAATACTAATAAATGAAGTTAGTCCAGCCTTAAGTGTTCATTCTGGTCCAGGGCTTCTTGGTCTAACTTTTATGCCAGTTGAAAACTAA
- a CDS encoding FAD-dependent oxidoreductase, which translates to MRIIVIGGGWAGCAAALQAKKCGAEVLLIEKTDLLLGLGNVGGIIRNNGRFTAAEEMIALGGGDLFKIADNCARHKNVDFPGHKHATLYDVNRIEPEVRNYLYSKGVNVIFETRVVDVGTEGNRIKSIYLFDGTEIEGDVFVETTGSTGPIGNCLRYGQGCSMCILRCPSYGPRISISMRAGVEDIQGLRGDESFGAMSGSCKLVKETLSEDIQEKLNKDGVVVLPVPKEDINVEKLNMKVCQQYALKEFAENIVLLDTGHAKLMTSYYPLEKLRKIPGLEKAKFVDPYSGGKANSIRYLSMAPRENTMKVCGLDNLFVGGEKSGLFVGHTEAIVTGTLAGYNAVRAGLGLNLVELPITLAVGDIINHENEMKKSIEGLKLRYTFAGANYFERMKKLGLYTTNVEEIRNRVRSLMLEKFFETRII; encoded by the coding sequence ATGAGAATAATAGTTATTGGCGGTGGATGGGCAGGATGTGCTGCAGCACTTCAGGCAAAGAAATGTGGCGCAGAAGTTTTATTAATTGAAAAAACAGACTTACTATTAGGGCTTGGTAATGTTGGTGGAATTATAAGGAACAATGGGAGATTTACTGCAGCTGAGGAGATGATAGCACTAGGTGGTGGAGATTTATTTAAAATTGCAGACAATTGTGCAAGGCATAAAAATGTTGATTTCCCAGGCCATAAACATGCAACTTTATATGATGTTAATAGGATAGAGCCTGAAGTAAGAAATTATCTATATTCAAAGGGGGTAAACGTAATATTTGAAACAAGAGTTGTTGATGTTGGAACTGAAGGCAATAGAATAAAATCTATATATTTGTTTGATGGAACAGAAATAGAAGGTGATGTGTTTGTAGAAACTACTGGTTCTACAGGACCTATTGGTAACTGCTTAAGGTATGGTCAAGGATGCTCAATGTGCATATTGCGTTGTCCGTCTTATGGTCCTAGGATAAGTATTTCGATGAGAGCAGGAGTAGAAGACATACAAGGACTAAGAGGAGATGAAAGTTTTGGCGCAATGAGCGGGTCGTGCAAACTTGTAAAGGAAACATTATCTGAAGATATTCAAGAAAAACTAAACAAGGATGGAGTTGTTGTTTTACCAGTTCCAAAAGAAGATATAAACGTTGAAAAATTAAACATGAAGGTATGTCAGCAGTATGCATTGAAAGAGTTTGCTGAGAACATTGTTTTATTAGATACCGGGCATGCAAAACTTATGACGAGCTATTATCCCTTAGAAAAGCTGAGAAAGATTCCTGGGCTTGAAAAGGCAAAATTTGTTGATCCATATTCTGGTGGTAAGGCTAATTCAATTAGATATTTGTCCATGGCACCAAGGGAAAATACAATGAAGGTATGCGGGTTAGATAATTTATTCGTTGGAGGAGAAAAAAGCGGTCTATTTGTTGGCCATACAGAGGCAATTGTAACAGGAACACTAGCAGGCTATAATGCTGTAAGGGCAGGATTGGGGCTAAATCTTGTTGAATTGCCAATTACACTTGCTGTTGGCGACATAATAAACCATGAAAATGAGATGAAAAAATCAATAGAAGGCTTAAAATTAAGGTATACATTTGCTGGAGCTAACTATTTTGAAAGAATGAAAAAATTAGGGCTTTATACAACAAATGTTGAAGAAATTAGGAATCGTGTAAGGTCATTAATGCTTGAAAAATTTTTTGAAACTAGAATAATTTGA
- a CDS encoding sulfide/dihydroorotate dehydrogenase-like FAD/NAD-binding protein: MFRYIDCIDAGTEFCPCNLADTGECIICSQLRGKTFCDCLNWKGSCIFQEYYWNHNKSKKVREFAEYVVVDKKYIRDDLIKFDIQVNAHLARQLNSIGSYVFLKNPKSPEFFSTPISIMKSNLKNNQITVVVKIIGVKTKNLGLAGDKILLKGPYWNGIQGQVFLKGLKNSTLFIAARGVAAAPALMVAKKLKLKGNEIIVALDVGRHSENFAKKDFTDLGCKIIDVSMVDYSKYSLKEEFIKIIAELKKKYEFKVILSAGSDEFHELLLNHLYQFDNSLKFATVNNGIITCGEGVCGSCEAKLHNHLIKTCKQQYNPAELFIKPKGEV, translated from the coding sequence TTGTTTAGATATATTGATTGCATCGATGCTGGAACAGAGTTTTGTCCCTGCAATCTTGCAGACACAGGAGAATGCATAATCTGTTCACAACTAAGAGGTAAAACATTTTGTGATTGCTTAAACTGGAAAGGGAGTTGCATTTTTCAGGAGTATTATTGGAACCATAATAAAAGTAAAAAAGTTAGAGAATTTGCTGAATATGTAGTAGTGGATAAGAAATATATAAGGGACGATTTGATAAAATTTGATATTCAAGTTAATGCACATCTGGCAAGGCAATTGAATTCAATTGGTTCTTATGTTTTTTTAAAAAACCCAAAGTCCCCTGAATTTTTTTCAACTCCTATTTCAATAATGAAGAGCAATTTAAAGAACAACCAAATAACTGTGGTTGTAAAAATTATTGGTGTAAAGACTAAGAACTTGGGACTAGCAGGTGACAAAATATTATTAAAGGGTCCATACTGGAATGGCATTCAAGGACAAGTGTTTCTAAAAGGTTTAAAAAACTCAACGTTATTTATAGCAGCAAGGGGAGTTGCAGCTGCACCGGCACTAATGGTTGCAAAAAAACTAAAACTTAAAGGAAATGAAATAATAGTTGCGTTAGATGTAGGAAGACATTCAGAGAATTTTGCAAAAAAAGATTTTACTGACTTGGGTTGCAAAATAATAGATGTTAGCATGGTAGATTATAGCAAATATAGCTTAAAAGAGGAGTTTATAAAAATTATTGCAGAGTTAAAGAAAAAATACGAATTTAAAGTTATCCTTTCAGCAGGCAGTGATGAATTTCATGAATTATTATTAAATCATTTATATCAATTTGACAATAGTTTAAAATTTGCAACAGTGAATAATGGAATAATTACATGCGGTGAAGGCGTTTGTGGAAGCTGTGAGGCTAAACTTCATAATCATTTAATTAAAACATGCAAACAGCAATACAATCCAGCAGAATTATTTATTAAGCCTAAAGGAGAGGTTTAA
- a CDS encoding D-alanyl-D-alanine carboxypeptidase family protein gives MKKVYTIILFIMIFTSTSKVCFSKVPVPALNLNCVSATVIDQESGRILYSKNGNKILPMASTTKIMTAIIAIEKGKLNDVVTVSTKAASVSGSSAGLKAGEKVTLEELLYGLMLESGNDAAVAIAEHIGGNVTNFIRMMNNKAIELGALNTSFVTPHGLDAEDHFTTANDLAKISAYAMRNEVFSKIVATKDISYGVSGQFKRNYTNINKFLFRVDNSDGIKTGFTGNAGKCLVASVRHKFGRYICVVLNSGDRWKDAEKLVKYATENYKFIKIAEKEEIIKSLFVYGGNSRNILIQAKDELFLPIKKEEKDKINVELYVPSVMFAPIAKNEIVGNLVVRLDKDIIAKYPLYSDREVKRKNFFDIIKDIFNYY, from the coding sequence TTGAAAAAAGTTTATACAATCATTTTATTTATAATGATATTTACTTCAACAAGCAAGGTTTGTTTTTCGAAAGTTCCTGTTCCTGCATTGAATTTAAATTGCGTTTCAGCAACTGTCATTGATCAAGAATCAGGAAGAATTTTATATAGCAAAAACGGAAATAAAATTTTGCCAATGGCTAGCACGACAAAAATTATGACAGCAATAATTGCAATAGAAAAGGGGAAATTAAACGATGTTGTAACAGTTTCAACAAAAGCTGCCTCGGTTTCTGGCTCCTCCGCAGGATTAAAGGCAGGTGAAAAGGTTACGTTGGAGGAACTATTGTATGGTCTAATGCTTGAGTCTGGCAATGATGCTGCAGTAGCAATAGCAGAACATATTGGTGGCAATGTAACTAATTTTATTCGAATGATGAATAACAAAGCAATTGAATTAGGGGCCTTAAATACAAGCTTTGTAACCCCCCATGGACTTGATGCAGAAGATCATTTTACAACTGCAAATGACCTTGCAAAAATATCTGCATATGCAATGCGAAACGAAGTATTTTCAAAAATTGTAGCTACAAAGGATATATCCTATGGAGTATCAGGACAGTTCAAAAGAAATTATACCAATATAAATAAATTCTTATTTAGGGTGGATAATTCAGATGGAATTAAGACCGGATTTACAGGAAATGCAGGAAAATGTTTAGTTGCTTCTGTAAGACACAAATTTGGCAGATATATATGTGTAGTATTAAATAGTGGAGATAGATGGAAGGATGCCGAGAAACTTGTAAAATATGCTACAGAAAATTATAAATTTATTAAAATTGCTGAAAAGGAAGAGATAATTAAAAGTTTATTTGTTTACGGAGGAAATAGCAGAAATATATTAATACAGGCAAAGGATGAGTTGTTTTTACCTATTAAGAAAGAAGAAAAGGATAAGATAAATGTTGAACTGTATGTGCCATCTGTTATGTTTGCACCTATTGCAAAAAATGAAATAGTTGGAAATTTAGTCGTAAGATTAGATAAGGATATTATAGCAAAGTATCCTTTATATAGCGATAGAGAAGTTAAAAGAAAAAATTTCTTTGACATAATTAAAGATATATTTAATTATTATTAA
- the ytfJ gene encoding GerW family sporulation protein, which produces MEHPIEALMRTTMDNLREMIDVNTIVGEPVETHDGTVIIPISKVCIGFASGGTEFTNERKMDDKAKFPFGGGSGAGMTLHPVAFLVVSKDSVKLLPVNQANSIERIIDGVPDLIEEIINYFRKDKKKGDKYVNVEDEGFNAT; this is translated from the coding sequence ATGGAACATCCAATTGAAGCTCTTATGAGAACAACTATGGATAATTTGAGGGAAATGATAGACGTTAACACCATTGTAGGTGAACCTGTGGAAACGCATGATGGTACTGTTATCATTCCCATATCAAAGGTATGTATAGGATTTGCATCAGGGGGAACAGAATTTACTAATGAACGCAAGATGGATGATAAAGCAAAATTTCCATTTGGTGGTGGAAGTGGTGCAGGTATGACTTTACATCCTGTAGCATTTCTAGTAGTTTCAAAGGATAGTGTTAAATTATTGCCGGTAAATCAAGCTAATTCTATAGAAAGGATTATAGATGGCGTTCCAGATTTAATTGAAGAAATTATAAATTATTTTAGAAAAGATAAAAAAAAGGGAGATAAATATGTTAATGTTGAAGATGAAGGATTTAATGCTACTTAA
- a CDS encoding DUF2953 domain-containing protein produces the protein MKILLAFILVFLFLLFSQGWIEIIIKLDKLILNFVFFTVIKIKVFEKNIKEKSQNDKKSGIKADFNKYVNLVRIIQEILKDIRFKISILLNLKFIFGFSEPDITGIFYGLLNSLAYSFDVYFKNYFKEFISEYNFVPKFNEQKFNLELKLVVKLKNYLLILILFKLIYIYKLKRKGELAYGTSN, from the coding sequence ATGAAAATATTACTAGCTTTTATTTTAGTTTTTTTATTTTTACTTTTTTCACAGGGTTGGATTGAAATAATAATAAAATTGGACAAATTAATTTTGAATTTTGTGTTTTTTACTGTTATAAAAATAAAAGTATTTGAAAAGAATATAAAAGAGAAGTCTCAAAATGATAAAAAGAGTGGCATTAAGGCTGATTTTAACAAATATGTAAATTTAGTTAGAATAATTCAAGAAATATTAAAGGATATAAGATTTAAAATAAGCATACTATTAAATCTTAAATTTATATTTGGATTTTCAGAACCAGATATAACTGGTATATTTTATGGATTGCTAAATTCATTGGCCTATTCCTTTGATGTTTATTTTAAAAATTATTTTAAAGAATTTATATCAGAATATAACTTTGTTCCAAAATTCAATGAACAGAAATTTAATCTAGAATTGAAATTAGTAGTGAAGTTGAAAAATTACTTACTTATTCTAATTTTGTTTAAACTAATTTACATATATAAATTGAAAAGAAAGGGTGAATTAGCATATGGAACATCCAATTGA
- the scpB gene encoding SMC-Scp complex subunit ScpB codes for MSEIYLDLNHDKDRKRIKGVIESILFVSGDAVLKKEIKEILQIDKNMMESILKELKQEYEDESRGIILLEFNDKVQLSTKPEYSHYIKRMVKSDSRHNLSQAALETLAIIAYKQPITKSEIDEIRGVRSDKALSTLMDYGLIAEAGRLETIGRPIIYETTEEFLKYFGFNNLKELPKLIEFNLEKKEE; via the coding sequence ATGTCGGAAATTTATTTAGATTTAAATCATGATAAAGATAGAAAAAGAATTAAGGGAGTTATAGAAAGTATATTGTTTGTATCTGGTGATGCAGTCTTAAAGAAGGAGATAAAGGAAATACTACAGATTGACAAAAATATGATGGAGAGCATTTTAAAGGAATTAAAGCAAGAATATGAAGACGAATCAAGAGGCATAATTTTACTTGAATTTAATGATAAAGTTCAGCTTTCAACAAAGCCTGAATATAGCCACTATATTAAAAGAATGGTAAAATCAGATTCTAGACATAACCTTTCACAAGCTGCTTTGGAAACATTGGCAATTATAGCATATAAACAACCAATAACAAAATCTGAAATAGATGAAATAAGAGGAGTTAGAAGTGATAAAGCCTTATCTACATTAATGGATTATGGGCTTATAGCAGAAGCTGGAAGGCTTGAAACTATAGGGCGACCTATAATTTATGAAACTACCGAAGAATTTTTGAAATATTTTGGTTTTAATAATTTGAAAGAATTACCTAAATTAATTGAATTTAATTTGGAAAAAAAGGAAGAATAA
- a CDS encoding segregation/condensation protein A yields MSITIKIEAFEGPLDLLLHLIKKSKVDIYNIPIFEITEQYINYLKAMEELDLEIASEFIVMAATLLEIKSKMLLPKIKPENEEAADLDPRKELVEKLVEYKKYKEFANKLREKSESYHIYFKQPEIIDDIDDNKDVLLKNITLENIMKAFNKVLNNYEKRFNQKFLIPENIDHDEYKIEDKMDEILKVVKLKKKMKFNDFFVSIKSNLEIIVIFLAMLELIKLRNIIAYQDSNFGDIIIEGME; encoded by the coding sequence ATGTCTATAACTATAAAGATTGAAGCTTTCGAAGGACCTCTAGACCTATTACTACACTTGATAAAAAAATCTAAAGTTGATATATATAATATTCCAATATTTGAAATAACAGAGCAGTATATTAATTACCTAAAAGCTATGGAAGAGTTAGACCTTGAAATAGCAAGCGAGTTTATCGTAATGGCAGCAACTCTTCTTGAGATTAAATCAAAAATGCTGCTTCCTAAGATTAAACCTGAAAATGAAGAAGCTGCTGATTTAGACCCAAGAAAAGAACTTGTAGAAAAATTGGTTGAATATAAAAAGTATAAAGAATTTGCAAATAAGCTAAGAGAGAAGTCAGAAAGTTATCATATTTATTTTAAACAACCTGAAATAATTGACGACATTGATGACAACAAAGATGTATTATTAAAGAATATAACACTTGAAAATATAATGAAGGCATTTAACAAAGTGTTGAACAATTATGAGAAAAGATTTAATCAAAAATTTCTTATACCTGAAAATATTGACCACGATGAGTATAAAATAGAAGACAAAATGGATGAGATATTAAAGGTTGTAAAATTAAAAAAGAAGATGAAGTTTAACGATTTTTTTGTTTCAATAAAATCAAATCTTGAAATTATAGTTATTTTTCTTGCTATGTTGGAATTAATTAAATTAAGAAACATTATAGCCTATCAAGACTCAAATTTTGGAGATATAATCATTGAGGGGATGGAGTAA
- a CDS encoding site-2 protease family protein — protein sequence MFSYNVATFILTAIAIIISLSVHEFSHALVSTAHGDETPSFYGRLTINPFAHIDLMGMISLFIFKFGWAKPVPINPNNYKNRRIGIILTSAAGPLSNLVLAFFSAAVYFAFEPTSESIVYFLRDLIVINSGLAVFNILPLPPLDGSKIFAEVFRGKAAEFIYSMEGKGTFILFLLLMFSPFQRFISTIINLTIGGIIALAIQLVSR from the coding sequence ATGTTCAGCTATAACGTTGCAACTTTTATTTTGACTGCCATAGCAATAATAATTTCCTTGTCGGTTCATGAATTTTCACATGCCCTTGTATCTACTGCTCATGGAGACGAAACACCATCTTTTTATGGAAGACTAACAATAAATCCTTTTGCACATATTGATTTAATGGGAATGATTTCATTGTTTATTTTTAAATTTGGATGGGCTAAACCAGTTCCTATTAATCCAAACAATTATAAAAATAGGAGAATAGGTATTATTTTAACTTCAGCTGCAGGTCCTCTCTCAAATTTAGTTTTAGCTTTTTTTTCGGCAGCCGTATATTTTGCTTTTGAGCCTACATCTGAATCCATTGTATATTTTTTAAGGGATTTGATTGTAATCAATTCTGGTTTAGCTGTTTTTAATATATTACCACTTCCACCACTAGATGGCTCGAAAATATTTGCAGAAGTTTTTAGAGGTAAAGCAGCAGAATTTATTTATTCAATGGAAGGAAAGGGGACTTTTATTTTATTTTTACTTCTTATGTTTTCTCCATTTCAAAGGTTTATATCTACAATTATCAATTTAACAATTGGCGGAATAATAGCATTGGCAATACAATTAGTTAGCAGGTGA
- a CDS encoding CCA tRNA nucleotidyltransferase — MKFDNEILKDFVEAILSQNFNIYLVGGSVRDYLLGVKSYDYDFAVIATPEKHYRLTEYISNLFNVEYRYNDYYNTSKFEIGGIDIDLVMARKEYYPVPACKPIIKSSIIEDDLKRRDFTINSIAFDFKNYRYIDILNGINDLKKGIIKILHKKSFIDDPIRIFRAIKYASRLNFNYDEMTESLMVNALMDGFVNLIPKQRISNEISAILKEKNFNHALNELLRLNILGTIFNKHIMLNCSLRQQYFLKLNDEEKLACVFFNNKHFDLEEIVKEFCLSRDFLELTKVIKTLCDIVRLNKLQEIYSFILKNEKRLNDNLLMSIFESEVISKYIAAKSSIKIDENLIKNIEESKRRDFILEYKLNKLLEFGGRTDVQL, encoded by the coding sequence ATGAAATTTGATAATGAGATTTTAAAAGATTTTGTTGAGGCCATTTTAAGTCAAAATTTCAATATATATTTAGTTGGTGGTTCAGTGAGAGATTATCTGTTGGGAGTGAAATCTTATGATTACGATTTTGCTGTAATCGCTACGCCAGAAAAACATTATAGGTTGACTGAATATATATCAAACTTATTTAATGTTGAATATAGATATAATGACTATTATAATACTTCTAAATTTGAGATAGGTGGAATTGATATAGACCTTGTAATGGCAAGAAAGGAATATTATCCCGTGCCAGCCTGTAAACCAATAATTAAATCATCCATTATCGAAGATGATTTGAAAAGAAGGGATTTTACAATTAACTCTATCGCTTTTGATTTCAAAAACTATAGATATATTGATATTTTAAACGGAATTAACGACTTAAAAAAAGGAATTATAAAAATTTTACACAAAAAAAGCTTTATAGATGATCCTATTAGGATTTTTAGAGCAATAAAGTATGCATCAAGATTAAATTTTAATTATGATGAAATGACTGAATCGTTAATGGTTAATGCCTTAATGGATGGATTTGTAAATTTAATTCCTAAGCAAAGAATAAGTAATGAAATTAGTGCTATATTAAAGGAAAAAAATTTTAATCATGCTTTGAATGAATTACTAAGGCTTAATATTTTAGGGACTATATTTAATAAGCATATAATGTTAAACTGTAGTTTAAGACAGCAATATTTCTTAAAACTTAATGACGAAGAAAAATTAGCATGTGTTTTCTTCAATAATAAACATTTTGATTTAGAAGAAATTGTAAAAGAATTCTGCTTGAGCAGAGATTTTTTAGAACTAACTAAAGTCATTAAAACTCTTTGCGATATTGTAAGATTAAATAAACTACAAGAAATATACAGCTTCATTTTGAAAAACGAGAAGAGACTAAACGATAATTTATTAATGTCAATATTTGAAAGCGAAGTTATTAGCAAATACATCGCTGCGAAAAGTTCTATAAAAATCGATGAAAACCTGATTAAAAATATAGAAGAAAGCAAAAGAAGGGATTTTATTTTAGAATACAAATTAAATAAGTTATTGGAGTTTGGAGGTAGGACTGATGTTCAGCTATAA
- a CDS encoding D-alanyl-D-alanine carboxypeptidase family protein, with product MKRFAAILLTIIMLIVFSDNVYAAKEPDLKLDCKSAILIENSTGKVLYELNSHEKVYPASVTKIMVMLLTMEAIDRGEIKLTDKVVVSPRAKSMGGSTMFLEQGEIRTVEELLKGVSIESANDASVALAEYLAGTEESFVEKMNNRAKELGMKNTHFVNCTGFYDTNHYTSAYDVAIMSRELLKHSKILDYTKIWMETISEGRKEPFTLVNRNKMIRRYLGCDGIKTGYVKESMYCISATAQRNGIRFISVIMGAPSANERNEMAGRLLDIGFAKYETITAVKKGDVVGEIKLPMSKPEKVNLIANEDLKIIVEKGTKLKYQNKVELFRDLKLPIKKGDVVGILKAVDGEIVYGQAPVVVDEDINKVNYIDVLAKMIKMYLNIK from the coding sequence ATGAAAAGGTTTGCAGCAATACTTCTTACCATAATAATGCTCATAGTTTTTTCAGACAATGTTTATGCGGCAAAGGAACCTGATTTGAAATTGGATTGTAAATCTGCAATACTTATTGAAAATAGCACTGGCAAGGTGCTTTACGAACTAAATTCTCATGAAAAAGTATATCCCGCGAGTGTTACAAAGATAATGGTTATGCTACTTACTATGGAAGCTATAGATAGGGGAGAGATTAAACTTACAGATAAGGTTGTAGTTAGTCCACGAGCAAAATCCATGGGTGGTAGCACTATGTTTCTTGAACAGGGCGAAATTAGAACTGTGGAGGAACTTTTAAAAGGCGTCTCGATAGAATCTGCGAATGATGCATCTGTGGCATTAGCTGAATACTTGGCTGGAACTGAAGAATCATTTGTCGAAAAAATGAATAATAGAGCTAAAGAACTTGGAATGAAGAATACTCATTTTGTTAATTGCACGGGTTTCTATGACACAAATCATTATACTTCTGCTTACGATGTTGCTATAATGTCAAGGGAACTATTAAAACATTCTAAAATACTGGATTATACTAAAATTTGGATGGAAACAATAAGCGAAGGGAGAAAAGAGCCCTTCACATTAGTTAACAGAAATAAAATGATTAGAAGATACCTTGGATGCGATGGAATAAAGACTGGATATGTTAAAGAATCCATGTATTGCATATCTGCAACAGCCCAAAGAAACGGAATAAGATTCATATCAGTCATAATGGGAGCACCTTCGGCTAATGAAAGAAACGAAATGGCAGGTAGATTGCTAGATATAGGTTTTGCAAAATATGAAACAATTACTGCTGTTAAGAAGGGCGATGTAGTAGGGGAAATTAAATTACCAATGTCAAAACCTGAGAAGGTTAACCTGATTGCTAATGAAGATTTAAAGATTATTGTTGAAAAAGGAACTAAACTTAAATATCAAAATAAAGTAGAACTGTTTAGGGATTTGAAACTGCCGATTAAAAAGGGAGATGTAGTTGGAATACTAAAAGCAGTGGATGGTGAGATTGTATACGGTCAGGCGCCTGTAGTAGTTGATGAAGATATTAATAAAGTAAATTATATTGATGTTCTTGCAAAGATGATTAAAATGTATCTAAATATTAAGTAA